The DNA region TAGTTCAGCTGTGTGTCTATGAAAAGTGTTTGGTCTATAGAGCAGCCAAATATCTTTAAGAGCGAAGATACTAGGCCTGATAGCAGGTATATAAAAACTCTGAAACATGTGATGATAGCTTTAAAATTGTGATTTGTTTtggaacatagattattttctatttttcttgtgtttatggGTGGGAAATTGTATCTTCATTATTATACAGTACTTGTTCACACAGAGAGACACATCTGTGCAAGACAAAGTATTTTTATAAAGATGTACAGTTGTTCAGAGGATTAACTGTGATTTTTTGTGTGTTATAGTTCAGATCATCTGAAGAGATCAGATCCAGAGTTCAGCTGTGTGTCTATGAAGAGTGGCCGGTCTTTGGAGCAGCCATATAACTTTAAGAGTAAAGATAAAAGACCTGATAGCAGGTATATAAAAAAGTCTGAAACATGTGATTATAGTTTGACATTTttatacaattaaatattttgttaaaagGTTTGAGAATTTCTTTAAATGATTGTAGAAAACATCTATCAAGAGCTAGATGAAATATAATCGATTCATGGTGAGATCTGTGAAACATAAACTGTTCACACACAACCACGTCTGTGCAAGCACCTAGTTAAActaatgccgagttcagactgcacgattttagccctgattttgagTCACCGACAGGTTTTAAGAAATCGCCGACAAATGCccgaaatcacaggcaaatcgatgcttgtgcacgcgagtgacaatcacacagtgtgaattATAAAAGACGTGATCTGAGAGAatctctcattggctgtaggtcattgccgatgttattttcagtcaaaacacatttgtGAAATGTATATTTAGATTCAAAATCTtgccgtgtgaaatgtgttttgactgaaaatAACATCGGCAATGACCTACAGCAAATGAGAGAGCAACACACAGGACAACAGGAAGTTCGGGGAAGAGTCTCTCCAACCATTTCCTCCTTCAtaatctttatttctttttctttctgctgcaaataagcgcacatgcaatttgtatggTGAGCTTCTTGCAGGCtaacattttttataataatcccAGTCTCACTTGAGAACTCCGGTCTCGCACACGCGACCTTGTGTTGTTTCCTTTGCATCACTTCTCGCGCAAGTTTGGTTGTGAGACGTAGTTTGCTGACCAGGACAAAGTTGTCTGCGATTCTTCTTATGGTAAAGTCATGCAGTTTTAAAAGTATTAAAACACTAGTCGTCAACATGCAGTCTGAAACAGCAGCGACTGAATGCTACCCCAGAtagtcatgcagtgtgaaaacatctgtgacccgactagtttgaaaatcatgcagtctgaactcggcataacAGTCTTTATATTTCCAATGAAAAGATCATGAGTAAGCTCtgttattacattacatttgcaacattgcaaacattttgaatagggctgcacgataaatcacaTGTGTTTGTCACGCGCATTTCGTCAGTAATgctggttccttgattagtattaaatcgccaacagctgctttcagatggtgCGGCATTAActgcacagagccgtagttccctgacaagctgggccatatcgcatacatatcgGAGGCAATACGTCCACGATAATTAATGTGAAATTGCCCcaattgtcagtgaactacggctttgtgcagtTAATGTCGCTACActtgaaagcagctgatggcgatttaatactaatcaaggaaccggcattactgacgagatgcgcgtgacaatcacatgcaatttatcgtgcagccctaattttGAAGTAATGAGAAATGCAATTTGACAAATGAGAAACACTAATAACAATAATGTTTCTTGATTCAATTCCAGACCAGATGTAACCGAACCCGACTGTAAGGAGAGGATGATTGAGCAATATGAGAATCAACCACAAGAATTCGATGAAAACATGAGTCCTCATTTCAGGTGAATCATTGGATATTATTGTTTagtttgttttataaataatgATTGAGCAATATGAGAATCAACCACAAAATTCGATGAAAACATGAGTCATCATTTCAGGTGAATTGTTGGATATAattatttagtttgttttataaataatgATTGAGCAATATGAGAATCAACCACAAGAATTTGATGAAAACATGAGTCCTCATTTCAGGTGAATCATTGGATATTATTGTTTagtttgttttataaataatgtTTGAGCAATATGAGAATCAACCACAAGAATTTGATGAAAACATGAGTCCTCATTTCAGGTGAATCATTGGATATTATTGTTTagtttgttttataaataatgATTGAGCAATGTAAAAATCAACCACAAGAATTCGATGAAAACATAAGTCCTTATTTCAGGTGAATTGTTGGAAATATTGTTTagtttgttttataaataataaaagtggctcagtggttcatgtaagTTGTCTACAAATAGATGGTTGGCGGTACAATCCACTGCTCCACCTGACTAAGTGttgaggtgtccttgagcaagacacctaaccccagttGCTCCCGACAAGCTGGATGGGGCCTTGGGTGGCTGAAACCGCCGTCAGTgtatgaatgagtgagtgaatgggtgaatgtgaatgtaaagcgctttggatggccatgggTCTATGAAAGAGCTATATCCATACTATTCCTACGCCCCATGACGCTTTGCGCGAATTATTGGCGGCGACTTTTGGTGCGTACTGTCACTGAACCGGAGCCGGCGTTTTCCATGATGATTACGGTCATAATTTCATGTATGAgccagtgtgaggatgaaattaagaagtgTCCTGATACATCAcatgaagatatattcaatcaTTTCATGTTGTTCCTCAGGGGTGACGGGTCTTCAATGCccaaatataaaagcacagagacataccagTATCTCTACAGTGGGACAGTCTGTCGAGTTTTTAATATATGAAATATACAGAGACTTCTtgtttttaaccttttcaggtgatgttttaaaatgtcacaactgtccTTCTGGTGTGAGTTTTTATTTAAACGCAATTTTTAATCGACTTGTTTGAGTTTTTATGGCGACACATCACGCAATCCGACAGCAGTAACTTATGcttctcattcaacacattgtaagatatttaaacaaaccataataaacatattaaactactattacatgtattcagtattgttttcgttttatgGAAATATTATTTTGCTGTAGATAAGACATGagattatgaaattatttgcttatttaaaaATAAGCAAATCTATTACTCAGCTATTATGGCAACCCGTAACTGTACAAGTAATGCCggtcttcctggatttcataataagcattaAAATGCCAGTCAAAACGGCAGACTTGTATCCCTCGCAATAGGACTACCATTAGCTGTATTGGCTCTCCGGAAGTTTAAACCATAtgagctcaaagatggcggTGCCCACATTTACATCAAGAATAATAAGGTggataaatgcagtccatttaccatttataaTGATTGAGCAATATGAGAATCAACCACAAGAATTAGATGAAAACATGGGTCCTCGTTTCAGGTGAATCATTGGATATTATTGTTTagtttgttttataaataaatgaaacattttataAGCCCTGATAATATGTCCTGTGTTATATGGTACAAAAGTTATTTTGCACcatgcattttttatgtttgtgtaATAATCTggtatttatattttacagctACAAGTATGATCTTGCTGAAGTCCTGAACATATTCAAATCAAATCTGAGGAAGAAGTTTGAGTGTTTGTATGAGGTTACATTAAATAAGAGAAACCCAACACTACTGAATGAGATCTACACCGAGCTCTACATCACAGAGAGTGAAAGTGGAGAGATCAATAGTGAACATGAGGTGAGACAGATTGAGACACAATCCAGAAGAACAACAACAGAGGAGACACCAATCAAATGTAATGACATCTTTAACCCTTTACctgaacaacacaaacacatcagaagTGTGCTGACAAAGGGAGTCGCTGGCATTGGAAAAACAGTCTCTGTACAGAAGTTCATTCTGGACTGGGCTGAAGAGAAAGAGAATCAGGACGTCCACCTCATATTTCCACTTCCTTTCAGAGAGATGAATTTGATGAAGGACAAAACACTCAGTCTTTTAGATCTTCTTCACCTTTTCTTCCCAGAAACAAAAGAAATGGAAATCTCCAGTGATGAATATAAAGTGTTGTTCATCTTTGATGGTTTGGATGAGTGTCGTCTGTCTCTGGATTTTCACAGCAGTGTGAGGTTGTGTGATGTAAATGAATCAACCTCAGTGGACGTGATGCTGACAAACCTCATCAAGGGGAATCTGTTTCCCTCTGCTCTCATTTGGATCACCTCCAGACCAGCAGCAGCTGATCTCATCCCCTCTGAGTGTGTTGATCGAGTCACAGAGGTACGAGGCTTCAGTGATCCACAGAAGGAGGAATACTTCAGGAAGAGAATCAGTGATGAGAGTCTGTCTGATCAAATCATCTCACACCTGAAGTCATCCAGGAGTCTCTACATCATGTGTCACATCCCAGTCTTCTGCTGGATTTCAGCCACTGTTCTAGAAAGAATGTTGAGTGAAGCAGAGAGTCAAGAGATCCCCAAGACTCTCACACAAATGTACACACACTTCCTGATCATTCAGACTAACATCAAACATCAGAAGGATTATGACAATAAAGTGAAAGATGAAGAGATGATCTTTAAATTGGGGAAACTGGCTTTTGAGCATCTTGTGAAAGGCAATCTGATCTTCTATGATGAAGACCTTAGAGAGTGTGGCATTGATGTAGCAGAAGCATCAGTTTACTCAGGATTGTGTACTCAAATCTTCAGAGAGGAATTTGGTTTGTATCAGGGAAAAGTTTACTGCTTTGTTCATCTCAGCATCCAGGAACATCTAGCAGCTCTTTATGCTCATTTTTCCCTCACAAACAACGACAGATATGTGTTTGATCAAATACCTGAACCTTCCGGGATTGCAAAAATTTTGGAAACAATGAAACCTAAATCATCAGAACATGATTCATTATCTGAGTTACATCAGCGAGCTGTATATGAAGCTTTACAAAGTAAGAATGGACATCTGGATCTTTTCCTGCGTTTTCTTCTGGGTCTTTCACTGGAGTCCAATCAGATTCTCTTACAGGATCTACTGACACAGATGAAAAGTTGCTCCTACAAGAAAGTGAAAACTGTTGAGTACATTAAACAGAAGATGAATGAGAATTTGTCTCCAGAGAAATCCATCAATCTAATTTACTGTCTGAGTGAACTGAGTGCTGATTCACTGGTGCAGGAGATTCAACATTATGTGACATCTGCATCAGTAGGAAACTCTAAACTATCCTCTTCACAGTGGGCatctttagtttttttgttgcTGACATCTCAGCAGAATTTGGATGAACTTGATCTAAATCCATTTATTGGAGCTTCAAAAATAGCAGATGAAGCCATTGTGAAACTGCAGCCTgtgattaaagaaaccaaaaaACTCAAGTAAGTAAAACTAAGAAGTCTGCTGACAGGTAATATATTAAAACATTGactttatttaatgattttatttttaaattcatattttaGGAGAATCATTCTTACCAAGAGTCTCAAGGGTttaattatgttggcttgacaaagccaacatactgttcttcgatctaagcttattattattagtggtgcttgcatttatgcaaagcatcactattactattgctcagggatattattagtggtgcttgcatttatgcaaggcatcactattattattccccatacttattattagtggtgcttgcatttatgcaaggcatcactattattattgctcatacttattatttatttatttattattcttatatctggacactttttcggcgcgtaactcgtcccgcacggtttgtcgtagaccaatgaaacagtgctcaaaacgaccggctaattgaggacacgtctgctatgacttttataagcgatcggatgcaaggttttcgaaaggggggcgaaaaaccacccaaaaaatcccattgacttaacattacgcccaactttgatgggtcatagctccgctcaaggattttgtagaaacatgtgggttacaacatttgaagagggtggtagactctgtaagaacatggatcacaatggggtgtaagttgtacccctggggtgtaagcgacacccgaaaattcccattgacttataatggggcaggaaacatgcccatataagggaataaaacagttccagatgagatatctttgctttacagtgtcgtagagataagtgggtgggctcattttactcgggcatccaatcagtctcttaggatcatcccagagctattaagccacgcccctagcaacaattttgggcaccctagcaacatctcccatagactgccattataaaatgcccagatggatatctttgcgccacagtgtcatagagacatgggggtgggctcattttactcagacatccaatcagtctctcaggatccttacataggtattaagccacgcccctagcaaccacttttgagcaccctagcaacataaaattcaaacagttatatctcggcatcagaacatcgtagagacacgggggttggaccgttttacttgtgactaggggtgtaacaattgggcacatcattggccactcccaagccacgcccctagcaaccaaatttgagcaccctagcaaccgaataaagaaagccttatttctccgcatcagaacatcgtagagacacggggtttggaccgttttacttgtgactaggggtgtaacaattgggcacatcattggccactcccaagccacgaccctagcaaccaaatttgagcaccctagcaaccgaataaacaaagccttatatctccgcatcagaacatcgtagagacacggggtttggaccgttttacttgtgactcggagtgtaatcactgggcacatcattggccactcccaagccacgcccctagcaaccaaatacagtaccctagcaacagagtaaacaaagccttatatctccgcatcagaacatcgtagagacacgggggttggaccgttttacttgtgactcggagtgtaatcactgggcacatcattggccactcccaagccacgcccctagcaaccaaatacagtgccctagcaacagagtaaacaaagccttatatctccgcatcagaacatcgtagagacacgggggttggaccgttttacttgtgactcagagtgtaatcactgggctcatcattggccactcccaagccacgcccctagcaaccaaatacagtaccctagcaacagagtaaacaaagccttatatctccgcatcagaacatcgtagagacatgggggttggaccgtttgactcatgactcggagggtaatcactagtggatgccatttttttccctagcaaccaaatacagtaccctagcaacagagtaaacaaagccttatatctccgcatcagaacatcgtagagacatggggtttggaccgtttgactcgtgactcggagggtaatcactagtggatcccatttttttccctagcaaccaaatacagtaccctagcaacagagtaaacaaagccttatatctccgcatcagaacatcgtagagacacgggggttggaccgtttgactcatgactcggagggtaatcactagtggatgccatttttttccctagcaaccaaatacagtaccctagcaacagagtaaacaaagccttatatctccgcatcagaacatcgtagagacacgggggttggaccgtttgactcatgactcggagggtaatcactagtggatcccatttttttccctagcaaccaaatacagtaccctagcaacagagtaaacaaagccttatatctccgcatcagaacatcgtagagacacaggggttggaccgtttgactcatgactcggagggtaatcactagtggatgccatttttttccctagcaaccaaatacagtaccctagcaacagagtaaacaaagccttatatctccgcatcagaacatcgtagagacacgggggttggaccgtttgactcgtgactcggagggtaatcactagtggatgccatttttttccctagcaaccaaatacagtaccctagcaacagagtaaacaaagccttatatctccgcatcagaacatcgtaaagacacggggtttggaccatttgactcgtgactcggagggtaatcactagtggatgccattttttcccctagcaaccaaatacagtaccctagcaacagagtaaacaaagccttatatctccgcatcagaacatcgtagagacacgggggttggatcgtttgactcgtgactcggagggtaatcactagtggatgccatttttttccttagcaaccaaatacagtaccctagcaacagagtaaacaaagccttatatctccgcatcagaacatcgtagagacacgggggttggaccgtttgactcatgactcggagggtaatcactagtggatgccatttttttccctagataccaaatacagtaccctagcaacagagtaaacaaagccttatatctccgcatcagaacatcgtagagacatggggtttggaccgtttgactcgtgactcggagggtaatcactagtggatgccattttttcccctagcaaccaaatacagtaccctagcaacagagtaaacaaagccttatatctccgcatcagaacatcgtagagacacaggggttggaccgtttgactcatgactctgagggtaatcactagtggatgccatttttttccctagcaaccaaatacagtaccctagcaacagagtaaacaaagccttatatctccgcatcagaacatcgtagagacacgggggttggaccgtttgactcatgactcggagggtaatcactagtggatgccatttttttccctagcaaccaaatacagtaccctagcaacagagtaaacaaagccttatatctccgcatcagaacatcgtagagacatggggtttggacagtttgactcgtgactcggagtgtaatcactagtggatgccaattttttccctagcaaccaaatacagtaccctagcaacagagtaaacaaagccttatatctctgcatcagaacatcgtagagacacaggggttggaccgttttacttttggcttggagtataatcataaattatcccctgaaatttgccacggcaagcaccactcacattttcttcaggaaatgtacctatctagttattattcttctttttctggacactttttcggcgcgtaactcgtcccgcacggtttaacgtagtcccatgaaagaaggctcaaatcgaccggattattgaggagaggtgtgctatgacttttataagcgatcgggtgcaggatttctgaaaggggggcgaaaaaccacccgaaaaatcccattgacttaacattgcgcccaactttgacgagtcatagctccgctcgaggattttgtagaaacatgtgggttacaacatttgaagagggtggtaggctctctaagaacatacatcataatggggtgtaagttgtacccctggggtgtaagaggtgcccaaaaatgcccaatgaaaagtcaatggggcaaaatcccatagacttaccattgcaaaaattttgacgggtcataggtctgagccaggatttcatagaaacatgtgggttactaaatttgaaaagggtgctcaactctgtcaggacgtcccccacaatggggtgtaaggttaccatagcaaccattttgggcaccctagcaacctataccatagactgccattataaaatgcccagatggatatctttgcaccacagtgtcatagagacatgggggtgggctcattttactcaggcatccaatcagtctctcaggatcctgaCAGAGggattaagccacgcccctagcaaccactttttagcaccctagcaacataaaattcaaacagttatatctcggaatcagaacatcgtagagacacgggggttggaccatattacttgtgactcggagtgtaatcactggccacatcattggccactcccaagccacgcccctagcaaccaaatttgagcaccctagcaacggaataaacaaagccttatatctctgcatcagaacatcgtagagacatggaggttggaccgttttactcgtgacttgaagggtaatcactaattgatgccaagaggtgttaagccacgcccctagcaaccaaatatgaacaccctagcaacagagtaaacaaagccttatatcttcgcatcagaacatcgtagagacacgggggttggaccgttttactcgtgactcgaagggaaatcactagtggatgccaagaggtgttaagccacgcccctagcaaccaaatatgaacaccctagcaacggaataaacaaagccttatatcttcgcattagaacatcgtagagacacgggggttggaccgttttactcgtgactcgaagggtaatcactagtggaagccaagaggtgttaagccacgcccctagcaaccaaatatgaacacctagcaacggaataaacaaagctttatatctccacatcagaacatcgtagagacacgggggttggaccgtttgactcgtgactcgaagtgtaatcactagtggaagccaagaggtgttaagccacgcccctagcaaccaaatatgaacaccctagcaacggaataaacaaagccttatatctctgcatcagaacatcgtagagacacgggggttggaccgttttactcgtgactcgaagggtaatcactagtgcaagccaagaggtgttaagccacgcccctagcaaccaaatatgaacacctagcaacggaataaacaaagccttatttctccacatcagaacatcgtagagacacgggggttggaccgtttgactcgtgactcggagtgtaatcactagtggatgccatttttttccctagcaaccaaatacagtaccctagcaaccgaataaacaaagccttatatctctgcatcagaacatcgtagagacacgggggttggaccgtttgactcgtgactcgaagtgtaatcactagtggatgccatttttttccctagcaaccaaatacagtaccctagcaaccgaataaacaaagcctaatatctccacatcagaacatcgtagagacacggtggttggaccgttttacatCTTGActtgaagggtaatcactagtggatgccaagaggtgtttagccacgcccctagcaaccaaatatgaacaccctagcaacggagtaaacaaagccttatatctctgcatcagaacatcgtagagacacgggggttggaccgtttgactcgtgactcggagtgtaatcactagtggatgccaatttttttccctagcaaccaaatacagtaccctagcaaccaaataaacaaagccttatatctctgcatcagaacatcgtagagacacgggggttggaccattttacttttggcttggagtacaATCACAAATTGTCActcgaaatttgccacggcaagcaccacttcacattttcttcaggaaatgtacctatctagttatattttattcttacatctgcacgttttttcggcacctaactcgtcccgcacggtttgtcgtagacccatgaaagagggctcaaatcgaccggcttattgtggagaggtgtgctatgacttttataagcgatcgggtgcaggatttccgaaaggggggcgaaaaaccacccgaaaaatcccattgacttaacattgcgcccaactttgacgagtcatagctccgctcgaggattttgtagaaacatgtgggttacaacatttgaagagggtggtagactctgtaagaacatacatcacaatggggtgtcagttgtacccctggggtgtaagaggctcccaaaagtgccctaatgaaaagtcaatgggggaaaatcccatagacttaacattgcaaaaactttgacgggtcataggtacgagcgaggattttgtaaaaacatgtgggttacattatttgaagagggtggtagactctgtaagaacatacatcacaatggggtgtaagttgtacccctggggtgtaagaggcacccgaatgttcccattgacttataatggggcaggaaacatgcccatataagggaatataaaagttccagatgggatatctttgctttacaatgtcgtaaagacaagggggtgggctcattttactcagacatccaatcagtctatcaggatattcccaaagcttttaagccacgcccctagcaaccacttttgagcaccctagcaacataaaattcaaacagt from Paramisgurnus dabryanus chromosome 8, PD_genome_1.1, whole genome shotgun sequence includes:
- the LOC135771541 gene encoding protein NLRC3-like; translation: MDQTSTDEDFSPGLSSDHLKRSDPEFSCVSMKSGRSLEQPYNFKSKDKRPDSRPDVTEPDCKERMIEQYENQPQEFDENMSPHFSYKYDLAEVLNIFKSNLRKKFECLYEVTLNKRNPTLLNEIYTELYITESESGEINSEHEVRQIETQSRRTTTEETPIKCNDIFNPLPEQHKHIRSVLTKGVAGIGKTVSVQKFILDWAEEKENQDVHLIFPLPFREMNLMKDKTLSLLDLLHLFFPETKEMEISSDEYKVLFIFDGLDECRLSLDFHSSVRLCDVNESTSVDVMLTNLIKGNLFPSALIWITSRPAAADLIPSECVDRVTEVRGFSDPQKEEYFRKRISDESLSDQIISHLKSSRSLYIMCHIPVFCWISATVLERMLSEAESQEIPKTLTQMYTHFLIIQTNIKHQKDYDNKVKDEEMIFKLGKLAFEHLVKGNLIFYDEDLRECGIDVAEASVYSGLCTQIFREEFGLYQGKVYCFVHLSIQEHLAALYAHFSLTNNDRYVFDQIPEPSGIAKILETMKPKSSEHDSLSELHQRAVYEALQSKNGHLDLFLRFLLGLSLESNQILLQDLLTQMKSCSYKKVKTVEYIKQKMNENLSPEKSINLIYCLSELSADSLVQEIQHYVTSASVGNSKLSSSQWASLVFLLLTSQQNLDELDLNPFIGASKIADEAIVKLQPVIKETKKLKLRECSIRHEGCAALSSDLRSNPSHLRHLNLSKINLRDSGVKLISDGLENPNCKLMSLRLRFCNITAEGCLFLTSALRLNPSHLKHLNLSYNNIGDSGVKLISDVLKHPDCKLEKLKLQSCNITAEGCVALTIVLRSNPSHLTHLNLSMNNLGDAGVKLISDLLENPECKLKILKFAHCNITDEGYAVLESALKSNPLHQTQLDLRGNNF